From Glycine soja cultivar W05 chromosome 4, ASM419377v2, whole genome shotgun sequence, the proteins below share one genomic window:
- the LOC114410020 gene encoding protein DYAD-like: MDLWGAHHRLLFIGRHEEDGTPDTSMGEESNDEEEKIIKTEPVFVPEIKKRKRLSLSQLKEVKEESHGKQSSSKPKRKKHDSRDRWSAERYQLAEQNMWEVLKAEGASFENPITRPALRLAARKHIGDTGLLDHLLKHIDGKVAPGGTERFRRWFNTNGIMEYWLESADLDKVRQEAGVQDPFWIPPSAYRAAGAPSQNIDSSDELKQLKIELTQMKKDMHELIAKKEEKSDINMMEETHKEFVKWKFMTDHRLTEIMTSLKDVQGKYGELMIWKTTVAQQLMEITNKLNDLQASRECTTYSPPSERWKDWIESTNLDNIQEDAFATWIGNPELLNVPQEVILEDPNTTMPTQPPSEELTNKKSDVLELVPVKLEDQPNVTPDSSTTVNSKSDLDNSLIMFQEMFMDLYKWKEKMEQQLMEVSNTVYGMLAMK; the protein is encoded by the exons ATGGATCTGTGGGGTGCTCATCATCGACTTTTGTTCATTGGTCGGCATGAGGAAGATGGAACTCCTGATACTTCTATGGGAGAGGAATCAAacgatgaagaagaaaaaataattaaaactgaacccgtCTTTGTGCCTGAAATTAAGAAAAGGAAACGCCTTAGCCTTAGTCAGCTTAAAGAGGTGAAAGAGGAGTCACATGGGAAGCAAAGCAGTAGCAAGCCTAAGAGAAAGAAGCATGATAGTAGGGATAGATGGTCAGCTGAGAG GTATCAATTGGCTGAGCAAAACATGTGGGAGGTACTAAAGGCTGAAGGGGCGTCATTTGAAAACCCAATAACCCGACCTGCACTAAGATTGGCTGCCCGCAAACACATTGGAGATACTGGACTTTTAGATCACTTACTGAAGCACATTGATGGTAAAGTGGCACCTGGAGGGACTGAGAGATTCCGAAGATGGTTCAACACCAATGGAATCATGGAGTATTGGTTGGAGAGTGCTGACTTGGACAAGGTGCGCCAGGAGGCAGGGGTGCAGGACCCTTTCTGGATACCGCCATCTGCATATAGGGCAGCCGGTGCCCCTTCCCAAAATATTGATTCTTCTGATGAATTGAAACAGCTTAAAATAGAACTGACACAAATGAAGAA AGATATGCATGAGCTCATTGccaagaaggaagagaaaagtgATATTAACATGATGGAG GAGACACACAAGGAATTTGTGAAGTGGAAATTTATGACTGACCATCGCCTTACTGAAATCATGACTTCTTTGAAGGATGTTCAG GGAAAGTATGGTGAATTGATGATTTGGAAAACTACAGTTGCGCAACAACTTATGGAAATAACTAATAAATTGAATGATCTTCAAGCATCTAGGGAATGCACCACTTATAGTCCTCCTTCAGAAAGGTGGAAAGATTGGATAGAAAGCACCAACCTAGACAATATTCAGGAAGATGCATTTGCTACTTGGATTGGGAATCCAGAGCTACTTAATGTTCCACAAGAGGTTATACTTGAAGATCCCAACACGACCATGCCAACACAGCCACCCAGTGAAGAACTGACTAACAAGAAGAG CGATGTGCTGGAGTTAGTACCTGTAAAACTAGAAGATCAACCAAATGTAACCCCTGATTCTTCTACAACTGTTAATTCGAAGTCAGACCTTGACAACTCATTGATTATGTTTCAG GAGATGTTTATGGATTTATACAAATGGAAAGAGAAAATGGAACAGCAGCTGATGGAGGTATCGAATACTGTATATGGTATGCTTGCAATGAAGTAG
- the LOC114410021 gene encoding probable manganese-transporting ATPase PDR2, which translates to MSSFHVGGKVVDQVDLLRKKRWPWRLDVWPFAILYGAWLSTILPSLDFVDAAIVFGALVSLHILVFLFTGWSVDFKCFAHYSKVKNIDQADSCKITPAKFSGSKEVVPLHSRKSSAASSSAVDLEENYFDFRKQCFVHSKEKGTFCKLSYPTKETFGYYLKCSGHGSEAKVLAATEKWGRNVFDYPQPTFQKLMKEHCMEPFFVFQVFCVGLWCLDEYWYYSLFTLFMLFMFESTMAKSRLKTLTELRRVRVDSQILMVHRCGKWVKLSGTDLLPGDVVSIGRSSGQNGEEKSVPADMLLLAGSVIVNEAILTGESTPQWKISIAGRAMEETLSAKRDKNHVLFGGTKILQHTPDKSFPLKTPDGGCLAVILRTGFETSQGKLMRTILFSTERVTANSWESGFFILFLVVFALIAAGYVLVKGLEDPTRSKYKLILSCSLIVTSVIPPELPMELSIAVNTSLIALARRGIFCTEPFRIPFAGKVDICCFDKTGTLTSDDMEFSGVVGLNGTTDLESDTSKVPVRTVEILASCHALVFVENKLVGDPLEKAALRGIDWSYKSDDKAVPKKGTGQPVQIVHRYHFASHLKRMAVVVRIQEEFFAFVKGAPEVIQDRLIDIPPSYVETYKKYTRQGSRVLALAYKSLDDMTVSEARSLDRDIVESRLTFAGFVVFNCPIRSDSATVLSELKESSHDLVMITGDQALTACHVASQVHIISKPTLILGPTRNGEGYNWVSPDETENIHYSEKEVESLSETHDLCIGGDCIEMLQQTSAHLRVIPYVKVFARVAPEQKELIMTTFKTVGRLTLMCGDGTNDVGALKQAHVGIALLNALPPTQSGNSSSDSSKEEGSKSGKQKKSKPASEGTSKAKVASKSDSTSHSSGNRHQAAVEMQRQKLKKMMDELNEEGDGRAPIVKLGDASMASPFTAKHASVAPTTDIIRQGRSTLVTTLQMFKILGLNCLATAYVLSVMYLDGVKLGDIQATISGVFTAAFFLFISHARPLPTLSAERPHPNIFCAYVFLSLLGQFSIHLLFLISSVKEAEKHMPDECIEPDADFHPNLVNTVSYMVSMMLQVATFAVNYMGHPFNQSISENRPFRYALVAAVVFFTVITSDLFRDLNDWLKLVPLPAGLRDKLLLWAFLMFLVCYSWERLLRWAFPGKIPAWKKRQRLAVSNLEKKQV; encoded by the exons TCTGCAGCTTCTTCATCAGCGGTGGATTTGGAAGAGAACTACTTCGATTTTAGAAAGCAATGTTTTGTGCATTCAAAGGAGAAGGGGACCTTTTGCAAGCTTTCCTACCCTACTAAAGAAACATTTGGATATTATCTCAAGTGTAGTGGCCATGGCTCTGAAGCTAAAGTTCTTGCTGCTACTGAGAAATGGGGGCGGAATGT ATTTGATTATCCTCAGCCAACATTTCAGAAATTGATGAAAGAGCACTGCATGGAACCTTTTTTCGTATTTCAg GTTTTCTGTGTGGGTCTCTGGTGTTTAGATGAATATTGGTATTACAGTTTGTTCACTCTATTTATGCTGTTTATGTTTGAGTCAACCATGGCAAAAAGTCGGTTGAAAACTCTTACCGAGTTAAGACGTGTTAGAGTGGATAGTCAGATCCTAATGGTTCATCGCTGTGGCAA GTGGGTAAAACTCTCTGGTACAGATCTTTTGCCTGGTGATGTTGTCTCCATAGGTCGCTCTTCTGGTCAGAATGGGGAGGAGAAGTCTGTACCAGCAGACATGCTTCTATTGGCTGGAAGTGTGATTGTGAATGAAGCTATTCTGACAGGCGAGTCTACTCCTCAATGGAAG ATTTCAATCGCGGGTAGGGCGATGGAGGAGACATTGTCTGCAAAGCGAGATAAAAACCATGTGTTATTTGGTGGAACTAAAATATTGCAGCACACTCCAGATAAG AGTTTTCCTCTAAAAACACCTGATGGTGGCTGCTTGGCTGTTATCTTGAGAACGGGGTTTGAAACAAGTCAAGGAAAGTTGATGCGAACAATCTTATTCTCTACAGAAAGG GTGACTGCTAATAGCTGGGAAAGTGGATTCTTCATTTTATTCCTGGTTGTATTTGCCCTTATTGCTGCTGGCTATGTGCTTGTTAAG GGGTTAGAAGATCCCACAAGGAGCAAGTATAAACTTATACTAAGTTGTTCACTTATTGTTACTTCTGTGATACCTCCTGAGTTACCAATGGAATTATCAATAGCTGTTAATACTTCTCTGATTGCACTGGCACGGCGTGGGATTTTTTGCACAGAGCCTTTTCGAATACCATTTGCTGGAAAG GTTGATATATGCTGTTTTGACAAGACAGGGACACTTACATCTGATGACATG GAATTTTCTGGAGTTGTTGGGTTGAATGGAACTACAGATTTGGAATCTGATACGAGTAAAGTGCCTGTGCGAACAGTGGAAATCCTGGCTTCTTGCCATGCATTGGTATTTGTTGAAAATAAGCTG GTTGGTGATCCTCTTGAGAAGGCTGCACTTAGGGGAATTGACTGGAGTTATAAATCTGATGACAAGGCTGTTCCAAAAAA GGGAACTGGCCAACCTGTCCAAATTGTACATCGGTACCATTTTGCATCTCACTTAAAACGAATGGCAGTTGTTGTTCGCATTCAGGAGGAATTTTTTGCCTTTGTGAAG GGTGCCCCTGAAGTTATACAAGATAGGCTCATTGATATACCACCATCATATGTTGAGACCTACAAAAAATACACACGTCAAGGGTCTCGTGTTCTTGCTCTGGCTTACAAGTCTCTTGATGACATGACA GTCAGTGAAGCTAGAAGCTTGGATAGGGATATAGTGGAGAGTAGACTTACTTTTGCAGGTTTTGTG GTATTTAATTGTCCCATAAGATCAGATTCAGCCACTGTTTTATCTGAATTGAAAGAATCCTCACATGACTTA GTGATGATTACCGGTGACCAAGCTTTGACAGCTTGCCATGTTGCTAGCCAAGTTCATATTATATCAAAACCAACATTAATCCTTGGCCCGACACGAAATGGTGAGGGATATAATTGGGTGTCCCCTGATGAGACTGAAAACATTCACTACAG TGAGAAAGAGGTCGAGTCTTTATCAGAAACTCATGATCTCTGTATTGGGGGTGATTGCATTGAGATGTTGCAACAGACATCAGCTCATCTTCGGGTCATTCCTTATGTTAAG GTTTTTGCTAGAGTTGCTCCTGAGCAAAAAGAACTTATCATGACCACTTTCAAAACGGTGGGACGGTTAACTTTGATGTGTGGGGATGGAACCAATGATGTTGGAGCTTTGAAACAG GCCCATGTAGGAATTGCTCTTCTGAATGCATTGCCTCCAACTCAAAGTGGAAACTCCTCTTCAGATTCATCTAAGGAAGAAGGTTCAAAATCTGGCAAGCAAAAGAAATCTAAGCCTGCTAGTGAAGGCACTTCAAAAGCCAAAGTTGCTTCAAAATCAGATTCCACTAGTCACTCATCTGGTAACCGTCATCAGGCAGCTGTTGAGATGCAACGGCAGAAGCTTAAAAAGATGATGGACGAGCTTAATGAGGAGGGAGATGGTCGTGCACCCATTGTCAAGCTTGGGGATGCCTCAATGGCATCTCCATTCACTGCTAAGCATGCATCTGTTGCTCCCACCACTGATATAATTCGTCAAGGTAGGAGTACCCTAGTGACAACCCTCCAGATGTTTAAAATTCTGGGTCTCAATTGTCTTGCTACTGCATATGTGTTGAGTGTTATGTATCTAGATGGTGTCAAGCTAGGTGACATACAAGCCACAATAAGTGGTGTCTTCACTGCTGCATTTTTCCTCTTTATCTCACATGCACGCCCTCTTCCCACTCTTTCTGCTGAACGTCCTCACCCCAACATCTTCTGTGCTTATGTTTTCCTTTCCCTCCTGGGACAATTTTCTATTCACCTGCTTTTCCTGATCTCGTCTGTGAAAGAAGCTGAAAAACACATGCCAGATGAATGCATTGAGCCTGATGCAGATTTTCATCCCAACCTGGTGAATACTGTTTCCTATATGGTGAGCATGATGCTTCAGGTGGCCACATTTGCTGTGAACTATATGGGCCATCCCTTCAACCAGAGTATTTCGGAAAACAGGCCGTTCCGGTATGCActtgttgctgctgttgtttTCTTTACTGTGATCACATCAGATCTCTTCAGGGACTTGAATGACTGGTTGAAGTTAGTGCCATTGCCAGCGGGATTAAGGGATAAACTATTGCTTTGGGCGTTTCTAATGTTTTTGGTTTGCTATTCGTGGGAGAGACTGTTGAGGTGGGCCTTCCCTGGCAAGATCCCAGCTTGGAAGAAGCGACAACGGCTTGCTGTATCTAATTTAGAAAAGAAACAGGTCTAA